TCCgtaaatcgaataaaaaacaaaaaaaagaaaaaacctgTGGACAGGCAAGGCGAGCCCATCCATGGGCCTgccgagcccatccacgggccGCCACGGCCACCGCTGCTTGCTGTGGTGCCTCTCCGCCGCTGGAGGCCACCTCGGCCGCCGGATACACGCCGTGGAGCCATGGAGTGAGGGGAGGAGGCCGGATCCGCAGCCGCCGGACACCAacccgccggatccgccgccgtaGGCCACCTCTCCGCCGGATCTGCGCCGTAgggagaggtgggaggggggAGGAGGTCGGAGCGCGGCCGGATCCGCCACCGGAGGGTTGCTCCCTGCCGCCTGGTTGTGGAGGAGAGGAGGTTCTGCTCGCCGCATaccggagagggagagggagggggcaccGTGCCGTGCTTGGAGGAGGCGCGGCCGCCGGAGATCCACGCCCTAGATCCGCCTAGGAGCACAGCCACCGAAGATCCCCCACAAGCCACCGCCGCCCCGCTCGCCGcgctcctttctttctttctttctttctagtTTTTGTTGGAGATATTATACTCTTCTTCCACTCACAAATATACTCACACAAGGGTGACGGCTTGAGATTGGTGTAGCTGCTTTCGAATTTTAGGTGCCCATGTATATAATATTTCAACATCATCCATAGATCAAACTTCATCATATTCTCGTCTGCTAGCTACTCATTAATTTGTTAACTCCGTTATCGTTTTAGCTTGCTACTATGCGCCAGATCTGGTACCAAAAGTACTCAGTTATCATTTAAATGTGATTATTCTAGTACCTATCTACTGTTGCAGTGTTCCCTTTTGAACAATAGTGCCAAGGTTATAGGGGCCTCGGTACTTTTACAATCAAGATTACCTTTCCTTTAAAACGAAACACGTAATTTTTTTATCTAATTTCGATTTTGTAGATACCAAAGCAGCAAAAATGGCGGTGGTACTGGATGCTTTAGCATCCTACCTCCAAGACATGTTGTTGGAGATGTCTAAGGAAGAGGTGCATCTGCTCTTAGGTGTTCCCGGTGAGATAAAAAAGATGGGGATGAAGCTTGGGGACCTTAAGAGGTTCCTCGCCGATGCTGACAAGAGGAACATCAGCGACGAGAGTGTGAAATCATGGGTGAGAGAGCTTAGGAATGCCATGTATGATGCTACCAACATCCTTGATTTGTGCCAGCTCAAGGCGATGGAACGGGGTCAAAGCTGTGATATGGGCTGCTTCAATCCCTTGCTCTTTTGTATGAGGAATCCTCTCCATGCTCATGACATCGATAATCGCATGAAAAGTCTTAATGAGAGGCTAGATGACATTGAGAAGCGTAGCAAAAccttcaacttcattaaccttgcaTCTTATGAGGACAACACAAAAAAGGTAGAATCCTCCGTTCGCGCTAGGCGTGAGACAACAGGGGAGGATGAGTTAGGTGTGGTTGGTGAGAAGATCGAGGAGGACACAAGAAATCTTGTGGATTTGCTCACGAAGAAGGACAAAAATGTACATGAACATAGAAATGTTATGGTTTATGCTACTGTGGGAGTAGGAGGGATTGGCAAAACCACCCTTGCCAAGAAGATCTTTAATCATGACTTCATCAAACAAGAGTTTCAAAAGAGAATATGGTTGAGTGTCAATCAAGAATTTAGCGATGCTGATCTATTAGAGAGAGCTATCACTGAAGCACAAGGAAACCATCAAGCACCAATAAACACAAAGGCCGCACTAGAGCGAACCCTTAAGGAAGCCTTGAAGGACTGCAAGACTTTATTGGTGATGGATGATGTCTGGGACCACCATGCATGGGAGGGTGTCCTCAAAACTCCATTATTAAGCATCCTAGCTCAAGGTAGTTGTGTCCTCGTTACCACAAGACATGACATGGTCGCCAAAGGCATGATGGCGGAGGTGCCCTACCACCATGTCAACAAATTAGAGCAAGAAGATGCCTGGTCTTTGCTCAAGAAGCAGGTTCGTATAAGTTAATTTATAGCTTTATTTTGTTACACATTCATGCATGCTCATTTGCTACACTATCTATTCAGATGTCGGTAATCTTGAGCCTTTTCTTCACATTTGCTTTACTATCTATTTATAAAGTTGTGTCTTGAGAGGAATCATTTCATTCATCAACCTAAACCTATAAAATGATGTGGCACTCTTAGAAACCACATAAAGAAAATCTACACTGAAGATGCCCTTATGCGCATGGTTGTACAAAATAGTTATTTGTTTTAGCATTAATATTAGAAATCTAGGGTCTGTAAACCACTTTcaaaacactactacacaaacattATCACCGCTTGCTTGAAAACCACCATCACCACCGGTTTTGCGATTCGGCGGTGATGCTCACCTTCATCACCGCCACATTGAAACCGATATTGAAAGTTgaataaaaataattaaaaaatacaCGTGTCATGTGTGCCTGCAGTCGTCCATGATGGTCTACGCTAGCTGCCCCTAGCGGCCAGGATTGTGACATCGAGGTCCATCTCTATGTTGGGCGGCGTCCGCCATGCTGCTGAGGGCCATGGGTGGTGTCTGCCCCCGCGCCGATGGCAGATCCGATCTTCGGGCCGCGGTGCTACAATGGGATAGAGAGGGGGCCCGGAGGGAGTGCTGGTGAGGGAGAGAGGGGGCGGAAGGAAGTGCTCGAGTAAGGGAGAGAGAGGTGGTCAGTAGGTGGGGTGTCGGTGAGGGAGTGAGAATGGGCTAGGGTTTCTGACCGGCTATATACTCAAAACCGGTTTTCAAATGGTGGTCAAAGCCATTTTTATCAATGGTTCAATTACCGGAGGTGATATATTTTTACCGATGTTTCTAATAGAATCAAAATAGTGTTGGCGAAATCCATTTCTATAGTAGTGAAATGTCATTAAAGAATCATGAACACAGAGCATGATAAAGAACATGCGAAATAAAAGCCTAAAAGGAATAAGCGTAAACTACAAACAATAATAAAGTTAGTAAGATGTagtaatatttttttttaaaaaaaatcttacaTTACACAAATGACTGTAGGTGCTTGTGAAGTTTCGTAAGAGCTCATGTACAAGCATTATTACATTGTTACTAATACTTGTGGTCGCAACTCTATAGATTTTTTGTAGAGCCTCAACTCTTTAGATGGTCATCAGATTAAGATTTCTAAACTTTTACTCTACTGTATCCTTTCGTTGCAAAGAGCGTCTGGTGCTTAGGTTTAATATCTCCAAGACCAAGTCCCATCCTCCACGGTCTGATAAAGAATCAGCAATTTATAGCCTGTACTATTAAAGCCAATCAGGACTGGACATGTTAGGCTTTCTCTTGTTGCCTAATTTATTTTGTTCTAAATTTTCAGAAGTCCTATTATTAGGTGATAGGAGTGTAACTTTTTAAATATCTCATCGAGTTAGACATGAAAATAACATATAACATATGTAACTTTTATCCTTTTCTCTAACAACCTTTTCAAACTATTATAATTTTACTAGATCCTGTAAACATGTTAAATGATTTAAAGTTCTATTCTGAACATGGCGTAAAAAGTTAGGAAAAGTACTCACGGGGCCTTTGGCATATATCCTGATTGACAGGTTTTACCATAGACACTTGAGTAATTGTCCATGTAACTTGCCTCACTTGTCTCATCTCTAGAATGGTTAAAAAGCTAAGGATACAAGGGATATCACGTTAGGCTTACCTGCATCCAAGAGAGTATGAATAAGGGAGAAAAACGTAGCTTCTTCAGGTCAAGATGTGCAGACTTTAATAACCTTTCCAGTTGGATCCTAATAATTGACTTTCGTCCATTCGTTTTTCTACCAGGGGTGTTTGGTCCTTTTATGAATAATCTCATAATAAGTTGCAACGAAATTGAACATATAGTGTCAAATTGGAATAAAAAAATAAACCAAATGTCACAAAGGGACGAATTTATTTTCTAGGATCATATACCCAATCTTTGGGTTTCAAACGAGGACTAGCTTCATGTAGGCTTGTATTGGGACCGATTAGTTAATTACCGAACCATCAGCAGGGACAGATGTTCGTTAAAATAAATCCTCTGGTTTCTCGGGTTCCTTCTTTCACTTTCAACCTGGCCGATAGCAGGACCAATTTCTGACAACATCGTGGCTGTATAGTTTGCATCCTCCATGATCCATGCTATACATTTCGGTTATTAACATAAAGTTGGGTTAATATATCAACCAATCAAATATACATACATTAGGATATTTTTAGTTAATAGATCATCAAGTGCTAAACTGTTACTTAGCAAACCACATATAAATGACACTgataatttattttaaattacaTTACTATGGCATGACAAAAAAGTTTATAAGTTTTTATTTCAAATAATTTTATAAAATTTGACTCAAATACTATGTCATATCGACACTGGTAATTTAATTTTGATTattctatatttttataaaaataatacTTCTACTATATATACAATTTTCGAATGTAGCAAGTTCAAAatcttaggccctatttggatgcagatgtatttttggagttttagaaaaataccatGCTTTTATGAAATACTTTGATTTTATTAGAGTTGTATGAAGTGTTTTGATGCAACAAATTTTATGGTTTTGAAAACTAGAGTTTTGCTAAATTTGTAGTCTCTTTAGAGTTTTATAAACTCATATCTAGACCTCTTTGTTGCTAAATCAAGGTTTACCACATCTATAGGTTCTAAAATCGTTGTTTCTTAATACTACGTCTCTTAATACTACAACATCCAAACATGGCCTTAAGTGCCATAGTGCAAGCTGACATGATAGTTCATACCATTATTAATAGGCAAGTGGGTAGCATAGGACCTAGCACTACCGCAAACACAGGCCATCATTGTCGGACCATCATTGTTGGTTGCTTTGGAACCGGTAGTAatagtacaactgacagtgatagatGAACTACAAGTGATAGTGACAGGCAGTGTACTATCATTCTGGTTATAGCCACGGACATGCAGTGAAGGACCACCCGTCATGGCCAGTTTGTGGCTACAACCAGCAGTGATAGGCTATTTTACGAAAAAgtaataactttttcatatgatgTTTGATAAGATAAGCTTTATACGTTCAAaaagatttaaaactttatagttaacaactttttcatttaagatGGTTTACATATTAAAATATTCTATGTAAGTTCACCAATGGGATTTGAGATGGTTAATGATGTCGAATGGAGACAAAGTCAATAGTAGAGTTAGTAGTCGATGAGatcgatctacaactttgcagctaacaaccttttcatttgagatcatttagagtATCAAATATGCAATATAAGATTACAAAATGTGTAGTTAAAAGAATAGCATCAGTTGTATAGTCACAAGTGTTGTATAGCTCTGCTGGTATAGATGCTCAGGAGAATGTTGAGATCTTGAGTTTAAATACTGTCATTGTCGGTTACTGGCATTGAAGATGCAGTAATCTGGCGTACATTTTGTGCTTTTTTATCACTTATCACTGTCAGTACTTGGCAGTGAGACGTAGTCTAGCGTACTGTACAACCTTTTTTAATaaaataagaagaaaaaaaaagatacgaTAAATACTGGAGTGACTATAAACATCGGGTAGACGAGAGTTGGTAATGATAGTGACTCATGAGAACACTATTCTTATACATATACGATGATTTTTCCATCTATTTTAGTGGACTGGTACATCGGTCATACGCTTAGAACGTCGCATGTGAATTTGCCTCTGCACACAGTATCGTTTTTTAGCACTTGATTTTGCTTCCGATTATGACCAAGTGTATTTATATCTACATATTCCATTCAATTAACAAGCTTAAGTTGCTTTGCAGGTGGTTGGAAATGAAAACAATGATGAACCAAAGGTTGATGCATTGAAGGACATTGGAACGTCGATTATAGCAAAATGTGATGGTTTGCCTCTCGCAGTCAAAGTAATAGGAGGCCTTCTCCGCCAGAAAAACATAAGGCGAAGCGACCGGAAAAATGTCCTAAATGATTCTACATGGTCAGTATCTCAAATGCCTGAAGAGCTAAACTATGCAGTATACCTTAGCTATCAAGATTTGCACCCAAAGTTGCAGTCTTGCTTTCTGCACTACGCCCTCCTCCCCAAGAGCATGGTGTTCGGGTATGACCGTATTGTTGCCATGTGGATTGGGGAAGGATTTGTTCATGGAAACTCACGTGATTTAGAAGTATTAGGAAAAGAGTACTATGACCAATTAATAGCTAGGAACCTTCTAGAGCCAGATCCAAGGTATGTGGACCATGGAGTTTGCAATATGCATGATATTGTTCGTTCATTTGCTCAGTATTTGACTAGAGATGAAGCACTGGTAACTCAGAAAAGTGAAGCTGGCCCAACCATTAATAGCATTCCAGAAAATGTTATTCGGTTATCACTAAAATCCAAAGAATCAGAGTCAAATGAGCTAGAGTGGAGTTCTCTACAAGCACATATATCACTGCGAACACTTATTTTAGTTGGGGAAACAAAGATCAACCCAGGTGATTCACTGTCATCTTTTCCTTGTTTGCGGACCCTACATATAGAAGATGGAAATTTTGATGCATTGTCTGAATCTTTGGTCCaactcaaacacttgaggtatttGTCCCTAGTTGGCACCGACACATCTAGGCTGCCAAAAAAAATAGCCAAGATGAAATTCTTGCAGTGCATTGACCTTACTAATTGTAAAAGTTTGGTGAAGCTTCCTCGTGGCATTGGAGAGTTATGGCAGCTGAGGTATCTAAGCCTTCAATACTCAGGTATAAACAATATACCCAGGGGTTTCGGCAGCCTAACTAATTTGAGGATATTAAAGGGGTTTCCAGCCCACGTGGAGGGTGATTGGTGTAGTTTGGAAGAATTAGGACCTCTTAACCAGCTCATGCGTCTTCGTATACATGGCCTGGAGAATGTATCTTCTTCCTCATTTGCTATAAAAGCCAGGCTTGGTGAAAAGGTGTGCCTCAGCTATCTGTCCTTACAGTGCACTAGTAGTAGTGGAGGTGCTCACCGGTTGGTGAAACAGGAAGAGCAGCAACACATCGAGAAGGTGTTTGATGAGCTCTGCCCTCCGCCTTGCTTAGAAAATCTTACAATCGAAGGGTACATTGGTCAACGACTTCCACGGTGGATGACGTCGACAGCAATTGTGTCCCTTGGATGCTTGAGGAATCTATCCATGCAAGACTTGCCTTATTGCATAGAGCTACCTGACAGCTTGTTCCAGCTCCCCAGCTTGGAGTTCCTACAGATTATAAGTGCCCCAGCCATCAAGCATGTTGGGCCAGAGTTCTTACTACCACACCATCATGAGCACCCAAGCGCTATGGAGAACTTTGGTTCTGGTTTGAAAATTGAGGTGATTAGATGTCCACACCTGGAGAGGATCAGCAATCTGCCAAATTTGCAGAACCTCGGGATCATAGAGTGCCCAGAGTTAAAGGTACTAGAGGGTTTACCTGCACTTCATAGACTCGCACTGGAGGACTACGACATGGAAACACTCCCTGGATACTTGAAGGACGTAAACCCAAGGGATTTGCTTCTACTGTGCGCCGCCTCGCTGCTTGCTTCCATAGCTAAAGGGAAATCTAGCCCTGAGTGGGACAAGTTCAGCCATATCAAGCAGGTCAACGCATATGCAGATGATAACGACAACAACATTGAAAGGAAGTGGTACGTGAAGTACACGATAGATCCTTTCAGCTTCAAGACAAACATCAGCCCCTCTGCCGACGCTTCAGGTAAATTAACACAACACTGCTGCTTTATATGTTGCATATACTGAGCACCTTTCTTGCTATTGGAATATCTGGTTACTTGACTAGACGGTCCGTTTCAGGGGATGAAACAGAGGAGGTGTTATTGGACAAAGTGGAGCAAGTTTGAAGGGAATTCATCGTGGAACAACAGTGGGAGTaacaataaagtatgcatgctacTCCAAGACTATTATTATTACTACATACGTCTCTAGCACTATCGATTATAGAATGCATAAAAGACCTCGCCTGCAGGTGGAGTGCCGCATGGACAAAAAGCAGCCTTGGAGGCTGGAGCTATCGTCGTCGTGAGGCAGTCAGATGTTGGACACTGCAAATAAATTCATGGTGACTAGAATGCGATGTGATgtgaattagtttttttattcgaATCTGTGTTACTGTGGATGCAGGttaccacctgagaatacagagcCTTGTACATATAATTAAGTTGTGAGTCGTCATGTGACAAAACAAATGTTATGATACAGCGTATTCCGGCTTGCGGATTCATTGTGAGCCTGAAAATGTACGTAGGTTGCCAACTAAATGTTCATATATATGCTGCTAGTGCCATGAGAATGCAGCTTCCTAACGAGGCTCCTTTTATTTTTCAGATATTTAAATTAGTAGCAATATAAAGGACCGAAAACGGTgaccagaggggggtgaatgggagccgtaaAATTTCTCTCGAAATATTTGGCCGCTGTCCCCAAATCACCGCCAAACAAGCAAACCAAAAGAAGTTCCCAAATCTAAAATATCCATACCAACCGGTGACGAGAATACTTAGATAAGTTCCTTGAATCGATGGAAAACCAATGCACAAGATGGAACTTAAATCCGAGCACAAACGCGCAAACCAcggatgaaacaaaaaaaaacagggCTGGAAATTCGAACCTGCCAGACTGGAAATTGGGCCGGCACTTTTGACAGGCACCGGACACCACCGAAGGGCACCAGACACTGCCGAGCGGTGCACCGCACGATCAGGAGGCGGTGTACACCAACAGCCGAACAGAACCGAGAGAAAAACCGCACGAACGGAGGGAAACAGCTACCGCACGGCACTGGGTTGCACGTACCGAGCGGAGATGGAGAGAGGAACAACCAGCGGTGGGTCTGCTCGCCGCcagacagagagcaagcaccgAAGGAAGTAGAGACAGGGAGGAGACCGACGAGAGGCTGGCCACCTGGGCGAGCGCCGCTCGGGCTCTGGGAGCACGCGGCTCCTGCTGCTTGGCGCAGGCCTTCGGCCTCTCTGGGCGAGCACCGGCTCGGGCCTGGTCAGCAGGACGGTGCTGGTGCTCAGTTGCTCGTCGCCCCACACGCAAAAGACGAACAGGAAAAGCAGTGCCTCTGCTAGGCACGAAGATTGTTCTGATTAATAAAAATGTGGAGAGATACATTTGGCCTCAGTTTAGCATTTTGGCACATTAATCATGGCCGCCGATAACTCGGGAAAAAAATTGCCCGAACCGCAAAATATTCATCGAGGTCATGCCATAAGCTTCTGTGTAAGAAATTGCCTCGTAATCCACGTGACACACTGCCTCTGTAATTGGATTTTCAAAGACGGCCTCGTAAGAGGGCCATCTCTGAAAATGATCTTATTTTCAGATATGGTCTTTTTAACGCCTCTGAAAATCTATTTATAGAGGCAGGGAGAGATTTTGAGGCAATGGAAGAAATTGTCCGCCTCTGTGAATAAAACCCACGGTCTCCTGAAATCATTTTTGTGGTAGTGTTGTTGTACACGGTCTATACCAAATAAGATTAATTTAGAAagcaagaacagaaaagatcatctgatcctgaaattaaaaaaaaaatagaaaagtgACTGTTACTTATGCAAGATGATTTAGTAATATCTCTTTCCCATATAACATTATTTAACAAACAGAGAACCAAATGTGGGTAATATATGATTAGAAGAGCCACCATGGTGATGTCTGAAAACCTCTGGATTAAGTGAGGATATGGTACATTGCATCAGATGCTATATATCCCAGTGCCATCCATTTCATATAATAGTATTTTAGAAATAGACAAATATTTTTATCAAACATCATATTCTGTGCATTAAATACATCAGCAAAGCATTGTAAGTTCTGTCATGTGGGGCCAACAGTACAGCCGCCGGCCTCAGACACGAGGGGCAGCCGGGGCAGTCCCCAAGGGGACGCATGGCCTGGCAGAACCCCAGGAGGTTTAGGCGGCTGGAAGAGCTGCAGTCTCTAAGACAATTAAGTAGTAGTAAAGAGTAAGGAATTAATTAGCCAGCTAATAGTTAATGGCTGGCACAAGTAGCAATGGAGCAGAGCTCCTATATGTATCCTGTACTGTTGAAGAAAGGAATCAAGCAAAGAAGTTATCTCCTAATCTCTCTCTCTGCTATTCTTAATCTCACCCCTGCTATGGTAGCCAGGCAAAAACCCTGGCACCTCCCTTACCGAGTTCAAGCTACGAACTAAGAAGCCAAGGGCCTCCAACCCTAGGCGCCCAGGCCCTTGACAACTTGGTATCAGCTAGCCGGCGATCTTCTTCCACCTCCGCCCCACACTCCAGCCCAGCACCCACCTCGCCATCAACCCCTGCCTCACCCACCGCCTCAGCAGCCTCCACTGCCTTGCCAATGGCTGAGCTGTCCACCGCTGACCTGGCCAAGATGATCCAGGCCCTCACCACCACCATGAACGCCACCATCAACGACCTTCAACAGCAGGTCGCCGCTCTTCAGCAGGCACCGGCGTTCTCCGGCTCAGGCTCGCGAGGCTCGGGCCACGGTGACCACCACGGTGACCGCCCTCCTCGGTTCAAGAAGATGGACTTCCCCAAGTTCGACGGGAAATCCGATCCGCTGGCCTTCCTCAACCGATGTGAGTCGTATTTTCATCAACAGCGGATTGCAGCCGAGGAGCAAGTTTGGATGGCGTCATACAACCTTGAAGACGGCGCCCAGATGTGGTTCATCCAAGTGCAGCAGGACGAGGGCACACCATCTTGGCGCCGCTTCTCCGAGCTCCTCAACCTCCACTTTGGGCCGCCGATCCGCTCCAACCCCCTTGGGGAGCTGATGGCGTGCAAGCGGACGGGCTCGGTAGCAGAGTACCAGACCCGCTTCA
This sequence is a window from Miscanthus floridulus cultivar M001 chromosome 10, ASM1932011v1, whole genome shotgun sequence. Protein-coding genes within it:
- the LOC136486407 gene encoding disease resistance protein RGA2-like, which codes for MAVVLDALASYLQDMLLEMSKEEVHLLLGVPGEIKKMGMKLGDLKRFLADADKRNISDESVKSWVRELRNAMYDATNILDLCQLKAMERGQSCDMGCFNPLLFCMRNPLHAHDIDNRMKSLNERLDDIEKRSKTFNFINLASYEDNTKKVESSVRARRETTGEDELGVVGEKIEEDTRNLVDLLTKKDKNVHEHRNVMVYATVGVGGIGKTTLAKKIFNHDFIKQEFQKRIWLSVNQEFSDADLLERAITEAQGNHQAPINTKAALERTLKEALKDCKTLLVMDDVWDHHAWEGVLKTPLLSILAQGSCVLVTTRHDMVAKGMMAEVPYHHVNKLEQEDAWSLLKKQVVGNENNDEPKVDALKDIGTSIIAKCDGLPLAVKVIGGLLRQKNIRRSDRKNVLNDSTWSVSQMPEELNYAVYLSYQDLHPKLQSCFLHYALLPKSMVFGYDRIVAMWIGEGFVHGNSRDLEVLGKEYYDQLIARNLLEPDPRYVDHGVCNMHDIVRSFAQYLTRDEALVTQKSEAGPTINSIPENVIRLSLKSKESESNELEWSSLQAHISLRTLILVGETKINPGDSLSSFPCLRTLHIEDGNFDALSESLVQLKHLRYLSLVGTDTSRLPKKIAKMKFLQCIDLTNCKSLVKLPRGIGELWQLRYLSLQYSGINNIPRGFGSLTNLRILKGFPAHVEGDWCSLEELGPLNQLMRLRIHGLENVSSSSFAIKARLGEKVCLSYLSLQCTSSSGGAHRLVKQEEQQHIEKVFDELCPPPCLENLTIEGYIGQRLPRWMTSTAIVSLGCLRNLSMQDLPYCIELPDSLFQLPSLEFLQIISAPAIKHVGPEFLLPHHHEHPSAMENFGSGLKIEVIRCPHLERISNLPNLQNLGIIECPELKVLEGLPALHRLALEDYDMETLPGYLKDVNPRDLLLLCAASLLASIAKGKSSPEWDKFSHIKQVNAYADDNDNNIERKWYVKYTIDPFSFKTNISPSADASGDETEEVLLDKVEQV
- the LOC136487155 gene encoding uncharacterized protein: MAELSTADLAKMIQALTTTMNATINDLQQQVAALQQAPAFSGSGSRGSGHGDHHGDRPPRFKKMDFPKFDGKSDPLAFLNRCESYFHQQRIAAEEQVWMASYNLEDGAQMWFIQVQQDEGTPSWRRFSELLNLHFGPPIRSNPLGELMACKRTGSVAEYQTRFKALLPRVGTLTEADRVQAFTAGLQPPLSLDVEVHNPQSLVIAMSLACKLELREQYYTAAVPTPLAPRQTTRGLLTGPPPRLALPAPPPRPAAPSLTIEGH